One region of Drosophila teissieri strain GT53w chromosome 2L, Prin_Dtei_1.1, whole genome shotgun sequence genomic DNA includes:
- the LOC122611493 gene encoding peroxiredoxin-6-like has translation MRLGQTVPNFQADTTKGPIKFHEWQGNSWVVLFSHPADFTPVCTTELGRIAVHQPEFAKRNTKCLAHSVDALNSHVDWVNDIKSYCLDIPGDFPYPIIADPTRDLAVSLGMLDEEQKKDPEVGKTIRALFIISPDHKVRLSMFYPMSTGRNVDEILRTIDSLQLTDRLKVVATPANWTPGTKVMILPTVTDEEAHKLFPKGFDKVSMPSGVNYVRTTENY, from the exons ATGCGTTTGGGACAGACCGTACCTAACTTCCAGGCCGACACAACCAAGGGCCCCATCAAATTCCACGAGTGGCAGGGCAACTC CTGGGTGGTGCTTTTCTCTCACCCCGCCGACTTCACTCCCGTCTGCACCACTGAGCTGGGCAGGATTGCGGTGCACCAGCCGGAGTTCGCCAAGCGGAACACCAAGTGCCTGGCGCATTCCGTTGACGCACTAAACTCGCACGTGGACTGGGTGAACGACATCAAGAGCTACTGCCTAGATATTCCCGGGGACTTCCCCTACCCGATCATCGCCGACCCCACTCGCGACCTGGCCGTCAGCCTGGGCATGCTCGacgaggagcagaagaaggaTCCTGAGGTGGGCAAGACCATCCGGGCCTTGTTCATCATCAGTCCGGACCATAAGGTGCGCCTCTCCATGTTCTACCCCATGTCCACTGGCCGCAACGTCGA CGAGATCCTGAGGACCATCGACTCTCTGCAGTTGACTGATCGCCTCAAGGTCGTGGCCACTCCTGCCAACTGGACC CCTGGCACTAAGGTCATGATCCTGCCCACCGTCACCGATGAGGAGGCCCATAAACTCTTTCCCAAGGGATTTGACAAGGTTTCCATGCCGTCTGGAGTAAACTACGTCCGCACAACAGAGAACTATTAA
- the LOC122611499 gene encoding HIG1 domain family member 1A, mitochondrial-like encodes MSSNSLFETDEDVAQANKLSRKVKESPFMLVGIAGFVAAGLVGAYKYRNRGTMSTSVFLMQLRVAAQGTVVGCLTAGLAYTMAKEYLIHEEPKSNTRPDE; translated from the coding sequence ATGAGTTCCAATTCTCTCTTTGAAACCGACGAAGATGTCGcccaggcaaacaaattatcCCGGAAAGTGAAGGAATCGCCCTTCATGCTGGTGGGTATTGCCGGATTCGTGGCCGCAGGTTTGGTTGGAGCCTACAAATATCGGAACCGAGGCACCATGAGCACCAGCGTCTTTCTGATGCAGCTGCGTGTGGCTGCCCAGGGAACAGTCGTCGGATGTTTGACCGCCGGATTGGCCTACACCATGGCCAAGGAGTACCTGATCCACGAGGAGCCGAAAAGCAATACCAGGCCAgacgaataa
- the LOC122611497 gene encoding uncharacterized protein LOC122611497 isoform X1: MAKLINDISKLIDSCRGRMVLMEALCQAAKLVAGYQIKQCSNVCLENSGEPPVLQYTLDCELNDYEPDRITAVLVVMSNAVDLLFYPVDKLLWLAKHVRKQESWRYVNSLLCMLSVYLNVVRSSRTFSLKGYKLSYLNVLSLARLLVDLVHTICFVTRGNLWSIKHSFLYMIAFGTVSTGLGMCQILTEDS, from the coding sequence ATGGCTAAGTTAATAAATGATATCAGTAAACTCATTGATTCCTGCAGAGGTCGAATGGTTTTGATGGAGGCGTTATGCCAAGCTGCCAAATTGGTGGCAGGATACCAAATCAAGCAATGTTCCAATGTCTGCTTAGAAAACTCTGGTGAGCCACCCGTGCTCCAGTACACTCTGGACTGCGAACTGAACGACTATGAACCGGATCGCATTACGGCTGTATTGGTGGTGATGTCCAATGCGGTGGATCTGCTTTTCTATCCCGTCGACAAACTTTTGTGGCTGGCTAAGCATGTCAGAAAACAGGAATCCTGGCGCTATGTTAACTCCTTACTTTGCATGCTCTCTGTTTACCTAAATGTCGTGAGATCATCAAGGACTTTCTCACTAAAAGGCTATAAACTAAGTTACCTGAATGTTTTGTCCCTTGCTCGCCTCTtggtcgatctggttcacACCATCTGCTTTGTGACAAGGGGTAACCTGTGGAGCATAAAGCATTCATTCCTTTACATGATAGCTTTTGGGACTGTTTCCACGGGACTGGGAATGTGTCAGATCTTGACGGAAGACAGCTGA
- the LOC122611497 gene encoding uncharacterized protein LOC122611497 isoform X2, producing the protein MVLMEALCQAAKLVAGYQIKQCSNVCLENSGEPPVLQYTLDCELNDYEPDRITAVLVVMSNAVDLLFYPVDKLLWLAKHVRKQESWRYVNSLLCMLSVYLNVVRSSRTFSLKGYKLSYLNVLSLARLLVDLVHTICFVTRGNLWSIKHSFLYMIAFGTVSTGLGMCQILTEDS; encoded by the coding sequence ATGGTTTTGATGGAGGCGTTATGCCAAGCTGCCAAATTGGTGGCAGGATACCAAATCAAGCAATGTTCCAATGTCTGCTTAGAAAACTCTGGTGAGCCACCCGTGCTCCAGTACACTCTGGACTGCGAACTGAACGACTATGAACCGGATCGCATTACGGCTGTATTGGTGGTGATGTCCAATGCGGTGGATCTGCTTTTCTATCCCGTCGACAAACTTTTGTGGCTGGCTAAGCATGTCAGAAAACAGGAATCCTGGCGCTATGTTAACTCCTTACTTTGCATGCTCTCTGTTTACCTAAATGTCGTGAGATCATCAAGGACTTTCTCACTAAAAGGCTATAAACTAAGTTACCTGAATGTTTTGTCCCTTGCTCGCCTCTtggtcgatctggttcacACCATCTGCTTTGTGACAAGGGGTAACCTGTGGAGCATAAAGCATTCATTCCTTTACATGATAGCTTTTGGGACTGTTTCCACGGGACTGGGAATGTGTCAGATCTTGACGGAAGACAGCTGA
- the LOC122611494 gene encoding peroxiredoxin-6-like: MRLGQTVPNFQADTTKGPIKFHEWQGNSWVVLFSHPADFTPVCTTELGRIAVHQPEFAKRNTKCLAHSVDALNSHVDWVNDIKSYCLDIPGDFPYPIIADPTRDLAVSLGMLDEEQKKDPEVGKTIRALFIISPDHKVRLSMFYPMSTGRNVDEILRTIDSLQLTDRLKVVATPANWTPGTKVMILPTVTDEEAHKLFPKGFDKVSMPSGVNYVRTTENY, encoded by the exons ATGCGTTTGGGACAGACCGTACCTAACTTCCAGGCCGACACAACCAAGGGCCCCATCAAATTCCACGAGTGGCAGGGCAACTC CTGGGTGGTGCTTTTCTCTCACCCCGCCGACTTCACCCCCGTCTGCACCACTGAGCTGGGCAGGATTGCGGTGCACCAGCCGGAGTTCGCCAAGCGGAACACCAAGTGCCTGGCGCATTCCGTTGACGCACTAAACTCGCACGTGGACTGGGTGAACGACATCAAGAGCTACTGCCTAGATATTCCCGGGGACTTCCCCTACCCGATCATCGCCGACCCCACTCGCGACCTGGCCGTCAGCCTGGGCATGCTCGacgaggagcagaagaaggaTCCTGAGGTGGGCAAGACCATCCGGGCCTTGTTCATCATCAGTCCGGACCATAAGGTGCGCCTCTCCATGTTCTACCCCATGTCCACTGGCCGCAACGTCGA CGAGATCCTGAGGACCATCGACTCTCTGCAGTTAACTGACCGCCTCAAGGTCGTGGCCACTCCTGCCAACTGGACC CCTGGCACTAAGGTCATGATCCTGCCCACCGTCACCGATGAGGAGGCCCATAAACTCTTCCCCAAGGGATTTGACAAGGTTTCCATGCCGTCTGGAGTAAACTACGTCCGCACAACAGAGAACTATTAA
- the LOC122611496 gene encoding uncharacterized protein LOC122611496, whose product MAKFINDISKLIDSCRGRMVLMEALCQGAKLVAGYHIKQCSNVCLENSGEPPVLQYTLDCELNDYEPDRITALLAVMSNAVDLLFYPVDKLLWLSKNVRKQESWRYVNSLLCMLSVYLNVVRSSRTFSLKGYKLSYLNVLSLARLLVDLVHTICFVTRGNLWSIKHSFLYMIALGTVSTVLGMCQILTGRQLKAK is encoded by the coding sequence ATGGCTAAGTTTATAAATGATATCAGTAAACTCATTGATTCCTGCAGAGGTCGAATGGTTTTGATGGAGGCGTTATGCCAAGGTGCCAAATTGGTGGCAGGATACCACATCAAGCAATGTTCCAATGTCTGCTTAGAAAACTCTGGTGAGCCACCCGTGCTCCAGTACACTCTGGACTGCGAACTGAACGACTATGAACCGGATCGCATTACGGCTCTATTGGCGGTGATGTCCAATGCGGTGGATCTGCTTTTCTATCCCGTCGACAAACTTTTGTGGCTGTCTAAGAATGTCAGAAAACAGGAATCCTGGCGCTATGTTAACTCCTTACTTTGCATGCTCTCTGTTTACCTAAATGTCGTGAGATCATCAAGGACTTTCTCACTAAAAGGCTATAAACTAAGTTACCTGAATGTTTTGTCCCTTGCTCGCCTCTtggtcgatctggttcacACCATCTGCTTTGTGACAAGGGGTAACCTGTGGAGCATAAAGCATTCATTCCTTTACATGATAGCTCTTGGGACTGTTTCCACGGTACTGGGAATGTGTCAGATCTTGACCGGAAGACAGCTGAAGGCCAAGTAG